One genomic segment of Pyruvatibacter mobilis includes these proteins:
- a CDS encoding ABC transporter permease — protein MTAGTTGEMHPAPDAPDTDVLKRQLQRANRVARWKALGLVAPLLIFLLVTFVVPIFSMLTRSVHSPVFGDIFVETAQVIGEWDGTGLPDETIYAALVADMRQARADRTIGQAATRLNYDVPGTRSLLTRSARRADRLEAPYSVSLPALDDRWADRTIWAAIKRVSSPVTATFYLAALDRQFDADGSIVLAPEDQRLYVRLFWRTLLVSALVTVLCLLLGFPIAYLMAHLPPARANLLMILVLLPFWTSLLVRTTAWIAILQTEGVLNDVFVWLGIVSDDGRVQLIYNQIGTIIAMTHILLPFTVLPLYAVMQGIPPSLTRAAISLGATPARAFTRVYLPLTTPGIGAGAVFVFILAVGYYITPALVGGRTGQLISNFIAFHMQESLNWGLAAALGAVLLAAVLLLYWLYDRLVGVDNMRLG, from the coding sequence ATGACGGCAGGCACGACCGGAGAGATGCATCCTGCGCCTGACGCGCCGGATACGGATGTGCTGAAACGGCAGTTGCAGCGCGCCAACCGGGTCGCGCGCTGGAAGGCGCTGGGGCTGGTGGCGCCGCTGCTGATCTTCCTGCTTGTCACCTTCGTGGTGCCGATCTTCTCCATGCTGACGCGCAGCGTGCACTCGCCGGTGTTCGGCGACATCTTCGTGGAAACGGCGCAGGTGATCGGCGAATGGGACGGGACCGGCCTGCCGGATGAAACGATCTATGCGGCGCTGGTGGCGGACATGCGCCAGGCGCGTGCTGACCGGACCATCGGCCAGGCGGCAACGCGGCTCAATTATGATGTGCCCGGCACGCGCTCACTGCTGACACGCTCGGCACGGCGGGCGGACCGTCTCGAGGCGCCCTATTCCGTGAGCCTGCCGGCGCTCGATGACCGCTGGGCGGACCGGACCATCTGGGCGGCGATCAAGCGGGTGTCGTCGCCGGTGACGGCGACGTTCTATCTCGCAGCGTTGGACCGGCAGTTTGATGCGGATGGCAGCATCGTGCTGGCACCGGAAGACCAGCGTCTTTATGTGCGGCTGTTCTGGCGCACCCTGTTGGTGTCGGCCCTTGTGACGGTGCTGTGCCTGCTGCTGGGCTTTCCCATTGCCTATCTGATGGCGCATCTGCCCCCGGCGCGGGCCAATCTGCTGATGATCCTGGTGCTGCTGCCGTTCTGGACATCGCTCCTTGTGCGGACGACCGCGTGGATCGCCATCCTGCAGACCGAGGGTGTGCTGAACGACGTGTTCGTCTGGCTGGGGATCGTGTCGGATGATGGGCGGGTGCAGCTGATCTACAACCAGATCGGCACCATCATCGCCATGACCCACATATTGCTGCCGTTCACCGTGCTGCCGCTTTACGCCGTGATGCAGGGCATTCCGCCGTCGCTCACGCGGGCGGCGATCTCGCTGGGGGCGACGCCTGCGCGGGCGTTTACGCGGGTCTATCTGCCGCTGACGACGCCGGGCATCGGCGCGGGCGCTGTCTTCGTGTTCATTCTCGCGGTCGGGTATTACATCACCCCGGCGCTGGTGGGCGGGCGCACCGGGCAGCTGATTTCAAACTTCATCGCCTTCCACATGCAGGAGAGCCTGAACTGGGGCCTCGCGGCAGCGCTGGGTGCCGTGCTGCTGGCGGCCGTGCTGCTGCTCTACTGGCTCTATGACCGGCTGGTGGGCGTCGACAATATGAGGCTCGGCTGA
- a CDS encoding pyruvate carboxylase yields the protein MPARKIKKLLVANRSEIAIRVMRAAAERGIETVAVYSEQDRLALHRFKADESYLIGEGRGPVEAYLSIDEMIRVAREAGADAVHPGYGFLSERPDFVEACEKAGLIFVGPPAEVMTRLGNKVSARNLAEHAGVPVVPASGPLPEDMEAVRKIADEIGYPMMLKASWGGGGRGMRRIMEASELVSQVQAGRSEAKAAFGNDEVYLEKLVERARHVEVQLLGDSHGNVIHLFERDCSVQRRNQKVVERAPAPYLDEAQRMEVCEAALRLARAADYQNAGTAEFLMDMDTGAFYFIEVNPRIQVEHTVTEEVTGVDVVKAQLAIAEGARIGDGLIPAQGEVRLHGHAMQCRITTEDPEQNFIPDHGRIQIYRGANGFGIRLDGGTAYSGALITRYYDSLLEKVTAWAPTQEECITRMRRALGEFRIRGVQTNIVFLENLIDHPKFRALDYSTRFIDETPELFAFTPRKDRATRLLSFIGNVTVNGNPETKDAAHTVSRAFVHPPLSDVATPPQGTKQALDEMGPEKFAQWMRAQTRLLVTDTTMRDAHQSLLATRMRTHDLVAIAPYMAREMPELLSVECWGGATFDVAMRFLHEDPWSRLHQLRQAMPNVLTQMLLRSANAVGYTNYPDNVVTYFIDRAAEAGIDLFRVFDCLNVAENMMPAIEEVAKTGKLCEAAICYSGDLTNPAEDKYTLDYYLGLAKQFEAAGAHIIGIKDMAGLCKPAAARELVTALRNETDLPIHFHTHDTSGAAAASVLAAAEAGVDAVDAAIDSMSGVTSQPNLGSIAAALRNQERDTGLDPDAIIAVTTYWEQVRKHYAPYESDIRAGTSDVYRHEIPGGQYTNLRQQAKAMGLDHRWPEVATAYAAVNKLLGNIVKVTPSSKVVGDLALYMMSSGLTVEDVLDPDKEIAFPESVVQLLNGELGTPPGGFPDDITQKVLKGKAPMTGRPGAHLPPADLEATRATAAEAAGREISDEDLASYLMYPKVFTDFARHETDHGEVEVLPTPVFFTGMQVGEEISVHIDKGKTLVIRCLGVSEADQEGYRRVFFELNGQPRQVKVLDTHLAAPAPERRKAESGNPTHVGAPMPGLVVQISVKPGDSVKAGDTLVALEAMKMQTSVTAERDGVVAEVLVEPGITIDAKDLILTFADA from the coding sequence ATGCCTGCACGGAAGATCAAGAAACTGCTTGTCGCCAATCGCAGCGAAATCGCGATCCGCGTCATGCGCGCGGCCGCCGAGCGCGGCATCGAGACCGTGGCCGTCTATTCTGAACAGGACCGGCTGGCGCTGCACCGCTTCAAGGCGGATGAAAGCTATCTGATCGGCGAAGGGCGCGGGCCGGTGGAGGCCTATCTGTCCATTGACGAAATGATCCGCGTGGCCCGCGAGGCGGGCGCTGATGCCGTGCATCCAGGCTATGGCTTTCTGTCCGAGCGGCCGGACTTTGTAGAGGCTTGCGAGAAGGCCGGGCTGATCTTTGTCGGTCCGCCGGCGGAAGTGATGACGCGGCTGGGAAACAAGGTCTCGGCCCGCAACCTGGCGGAACACGCGGGCGTGCCGGTGGTGCCTGCATCAGGCCCCCTGCCCGAGGACATGGAGGCGGTCAGGAAGATCGCCGATGAAATCGGCTATCCGATGATGCTGAAGGCCAGCTGGGGCGGCGGCGGGCGCGGCATGCGCCGAATCATGGAAGCGAGCGAGCTGGTGTCGCAGGTGCAGGCCGGGCGCAGCGAGGCGAAGGCCGCCTTCGGCAATGACGAGGTCTATCTCGAAAAGCTGGTGGAGCGGGCGCGGCACGTGGAAGTGCAGCTCTTGGGCGACAGCCACGGCAATGTCATCCACCTGTTCGAGCGCGACTGCTCGGTGCAGCGGCGCAACCAGAAAGTGGTGGAGCGGGCCCCTGCCCCCTATCTCGACGAAGCCCAGCGCATGGAGGTGTGCGAGGCGGCGCTGCGGCTGGCGCGGGCGGCTGACTATCAGAACGCAGGCACGGCCGAGTTCCTGATGGATATGGATACGGGGGCGTTTTACTTCATCGAGGTGAACCCGCGCATCCAGGTGGAACACACGGTGACAGAAGAAGTCACCGGCGTTGATGTGGTGAAGGCGCAGCTGGCGATTGCCGAAGGCGCGCGGATCGGCGACGGGCTGATCCCCGCGCAAGGCGAGGTGCGGCTGCACGGGCATGCCATGCAGTGCCGCATCACCACCGAGGACCCGGAGCAGAATTTCATCCCCGACCACGGGCGCATCCAGATCTATCGCGGTGCCAATGGCTTCGGCATCCGGCTTGATGGGGGCACGGCCTATTCGGGCGCGCTCATCACCCGCTATTACGACAGCCTGCTTGAGAAGGTGACGGCCTGGGCGCCGACGCAGGAGGAATGCATCACCCGCATGCGCCGGGCGCTGGGGGAATTCCGCATTCGCGGGGTGCAGACCAATATCGTGTTCCTGGAAAACCTGATCGACCATCCGAAGTTCCGGGCGCTTGATTACTCCACCCGCTTCATCGACGAGACGCCGGAGCTGTTTGCCTTTACCCCGCGCAAGGACCGGGCGACGCGGCTGCTGAGCTTCATCGGCAATGTGACGGTGAACGGCAATCCGGAGACCAAGGACGCTGCCCATACGGTGTCGCGCGCCTTCGTGCATCCGCCGCTGAGCGATGTGGCGACGCCGCCCCAGGGCACCAAGCAGGCGCTGGATGAGATGGGGCCGGAGAAATTCGCCCAGTGGATGCGCGCGCAGACACGGCTGCTGGTGACCGACACCACCATGCGGGACGCGCACCAGTCGCTGCTGGCGACACGCATGCGCACCCATGACCTTGTGGCCATTGCGCCCTACATGGCGCGCGAAATGCCGGAGCTATTGTCGGTGGAATGCTGGGGCGGGGCCACTTTCGATGTGGCCATGCGCTTTTTGCACGAGGACCCGTGGTCGCGCCTGCACCAGCTGCGGCAGGCGATGCCGAATGTGCTGACGCAGATGCTGCTGCGCTCGGCCAATGCGGTGGGCTACACGAATTATCCCGACAATGTGGTCACCTATTTCATCGACCGCGCAGCGGAAGCGGGCATTGACCTGTTCCGCGTGTTCGACTGCCTGAACGTGGCTGAGAACATGATGCCGGCCATCGAGGAAGTGGCAAAGACGGGCAAGCTGTGCGAGGCGGCGATCTGCTATTCGGGCGATCTGACCAATCCCGCTGAAGACAAGTACACGCTCGACTATTACCTGGGGTTGGCGAAGCAGTTCGAGGCGGCGGGGGCGCATATTATCGGCATCAAGGACATGGCCGGGCTGTGCAAGCCGGCGGCTGCGCGTGAGCTGGTGACGGCGCTGCGGAACGAGACCGATCTGCCGATCCACTTCCACACCCATGACACGTCGGGGGCCGCGGCTGCGAGCGTGCTGGCGGCGGCTGAGGCGGGCGTGGACGCGGTGGATGCGGCAATCGATTCCATGTCAGGCGTCACGTCGCAGCCCAATCTTGGCTCCATCGCCGCGGCCTTGCGCAACCAGGAGCGGGATACGGGGCTGGACCCGGACGCGATCATTGCCGTCACCACCTATTGGGAGCAGGTGCGCAAGCATTATGCGCCCTATGAAAGCGACATCCGCGCGGGTACGTCCGACGTTTATCGCCACGAAATCCCCGGTGGTCAGTACACGAATCTTCGCCAGCAGGCGAAGGCCATGGGGCTGGATCATCGCTGGCCGGAAGTGGCAACAGCCTATGCCGCCGTCAACAAGCTGCTGGGCAATATCGTGAAGGTGACCCCCTCCTCCAAGGTGGTGGGTGACCTTGCGCTCTACATGATGTCGTCGGGCCTCACCGTGGAAGATGTGCTGGACCCGGACAAGGAAATCGCCTTTCCCGAAAGCGTGGTGCAGCTGTTGAACGGCGAGCTGGGCACGCCGCCGGGCGGCTTTCCCGATGACATCACGCAGAAGGTGCTGAAGGGCAAGGCGCCGATGACGGGCCGGCCCGGGGCGCATCTGCCGCCGGCGGATCTTGAAGCGACCCGCGCCACGGCGGCGGAGGCTGCGGGAAGGGAGATCAGTGACGAGGACCTTGCGTCCTATCTCATGTATCCGAAGGTGTTCACCGATTTTGCCAGGCATGAGACCGATCATGGCGAGGTGGAAGTGCTGCCGACGCCGGTGTTCTTCACCGGCATGCAGGTGGGCGAGGAAATCTCCGTTCATATCGACAAGGGCAAGACGCTGGTGATCCGCTGCCTGGGCGTGTCGGAGGCCGACCAGGAGGGCTATCGCCGGGTGTTCTTCGAACTCAACGGCCAGCCGCGGCAGGTGAAGGTGCTGGACACCCATCTGGCGGCGCCGGCACCGGAACGGCGCAAGGCGGAATCGGGCAATCCCACCCATGTGGGCGCACCCATGCCGGGACTTGTGGTGCAGATTTCGGTAAAACCGGGCGACTCAGTTAAAGCTGGGGATACGCTCGTTGCGCTTGAAGCCATGAAGATGCAGACATCCGTTACCGCCGAGCGGGACGGGGTGGTTGCGGAGGTTCTGGTGGAGCCGGGCATCACCATTGACGCCAAAGACCTGATATTGACCTTCGCGGATGCCTGA
- a CDS encoding type II toxin-antitoxin system RelE/ParE family toxin gives MAIRSFSSRETEKLYLGERSRKFGALSRKAMLQLRRIDAAHVLEDLRVPPGNHLEALKGDRRGQHSIRIDRQWRICFRWDAGDAYDVEIVDYHKG, from the coding sequence ATGGCGATCAGAAGCTTCAGCAGCCGCGAAACTGAAAAGCTCTATCTCGGCGAGCGAAGCCGGAAGTTTGGCGCCCTGTCACGCAAGGCAATGCTGCAGCTGAGGCGCATTGATGCCGCTCACGTGCTGGAAGACTTGCGAGTTCCTCCGGGCAATCACTTGGAGGCACTGAAGGGAGACCGCAGGGGCCAGCATTCGATCCGCATAGATCGGCAATGGCGCATCTGTTTCCGGTGGGACGCAGGCGACGCGTATGACGTCGAGATCGTCGACTATCACAAGGGATAG
- the recQ gene encoding DNA helicase RecQ, producing the protein MPDALLAPQPDLMDDAHTLLKQVWGFDRFRPGQEEIVAAIVEGRDVLAIMPTGAGKSLCYQLPALMRPGLTVVVSPLIALMRDQVAALQANGVAAGALTSNTDPHEAEAIYQMIDAGTLKLLFMAPERLSVAGGLLRRAGISMLAIDEAHCVSQWGHDFRPDYLRIGELRDALRAEGAEVQITAFTATADEETRGEIASKLFSDAPQVFLGGFDRPNLFLAFEPKAQAKTQVTDFVLRHEGEAGIVYCSSRAKTEQFAEHLQKKGIEALAYHAGLDAETRQVRQDRFTREDGIVICATVAFGMGIDKPDVRFVVHADLPKSMEAYYQEVGRAGRDGLPADTLTLYGVDDIKLRRLQIDDSDAPDARRRADHQRLNALLSLAEAPRCRRQVLLAFFGEREHEPCGNCDLCKSPVETFDGTEDAQKALSAMVRTGERFGLEHIISILRGEDTERVRTLRHDQLPTYGVGAHYDKHQWRDLCRQLYALGLTSVDAQYGSWLVTEAGWAVLKAEAQVALRHPPAKQARRARGSGSAGGAGRGGRKAQPQVELSERDMELLRALKEKRTDLAQAQNVPAYVIFPDKTLIEMAMVRPSNLDQMAEIGGVGARKLEKYGAVFLDVVLSH; encoded by the coding sequence ATGCCTGACGCCCTTCTTGCCCCACAGCCCGACCTGATGGATGACGCACACACTCTTCTGAAGCAGGTCTGGGGGTTCGACCGTTTCCGGCCGGGGCAGGAAGAGATCGTGGCGGCGATCGTGGAAGGCCGCGACGTGCTGGCAATCATGCCGACGGGCGCGGGCAAGTCCCTGTGCTACCAGCTGCCCGCGCTGATGCGGCCGGGGCTGACGGTGGTGGTCTCCCCGCTTATCGCCCTGATGCGGGACCAGGTGGCAGCCTTGCAGGCCAATGGCGTGGCGGCGGGGGCGCTGACCTCCAACACCGACCCGCATGAGGCCGAAGCGATCTATCAGATGATCGACGCGGGCACTTTGAAGCTCCTGTTCATGGCGCCGGAGCGGCTGTCGGTCGCCGGGGGGCTGCTGCGGCGGGCCGGCATTTCCATGCTGGCGATCGACGAGGCCCATTGCGTTAGCCAGTGGGGGCATGATTTCCGGCCGGATTATCTCCGCATCGGCGAGCTGCGTGACGCGCTGCGGGCGGAGGGTGCCGAGGTGCAGATCACGGCGTTTACGGCGACGGCAGACGAAGAGACGCGCGGGGAGATTGCGTCCAAGCTGTTTTCGGACGCCCCGCAGGTGTTTCTCGGCGGGTTTGACCGGCCGAACCTGTTTCTGGCGTTTGAGCCCAAGGCGCAGGCGAAGACGCAGGTGACGGATTTCGTGCTGCGGCACGAGGGCGAGGCGGGGATCGTCTATTGCTCATCGCGCGCCAAGACCGAACAGTTCGCCGAGCATCTGCAGAAGAAGGGCATTGAAGCGCTGGCCTATCACGCGGGGCTGGACGCGGAGACGCGGCAGGTGCGGCAGGACCGCTTCACCCGAGAGGACGGCATTGTCATCTGCGCGACGGTGGCGTTCGGCATGGGCATCGACAAGCCGGATGTGCGGTTTGTGGTGCATGCGGATCTGCCCAAGAGCATGGAAGCCTATTACCAGGAAGTGGGCCGCGCCGGGCGCGACGGGCTGCCGGCGGACACGCTGACGCTTTATGGCGTTGATGACATCAAGCTGCGGCGGCTGCAGATCGACGACAGCGACGCGCCGGACGCGCGGCGGCGGGCGGACCATCAGCGGCTCAACGCGCTGTTGTCGCTGGCCGAGGCGCCACGATGCCGGCGGCAGGTGCTGCTGGCCTTTTTCGGCGAGCGGGAACATGAGCCCTGCGGCAATTGCGATTTGTGCAAATCACCGGTCGAGACCTTTGACGGCACCGAGGACGCGCAGAAGGCGCTGTCGGCCATGGTGCGGACGGGGGAGCGGTTCGGGCTTGAGCACATCATCTCAATCCTGCGCGGCGAGGACACCGAGCGGGTGCGCACCCTGCGGCACGACCAGCTGCCGACCTATGGCGTGGGGGCGCACTACGACAAGCATCAGTGGCGGGATCTCTGCCGCCAGCTCTATGCGCTGGGATTGACCTCGGTGGACGCGCAATATGGCTCGTGGCTGGTGACGGAGGCCGGCTGGGCGGTGCTGAAGGCCGAGGCGCAGGTGGCGCTGCGGCATCCGCCTGCCAAACAGGCCCGCCGCGCCCGCGGGTCAGGCAGTGCAGGCGGTGCCGGACGGGGCGGCCGCAAGGCACAGCCGCAGGTGGAGCTGTCTGAACGCGACATGGAGCTGCTGCGCGCGCTGAAGGAAAAACGCACCGACCTCGCCCAGGCGCAGAACGTGCCGGCCTATGTCATCTTCCCGGACAAGACGCTGATCGAGATGGCCATGGTGCGGCCCTCCAATCTCGACCAGATGGCCGAGATCGGCGGCGTGGGCGCCCGGAAGCTCGAGAAATACGGGGCAGTGTTTTTGGACGTGGTGCTGAGCCACTAG
- a CDS encoding NfeD family protein has product MEPFVTLIDSIPFWGWFVLAIALIAAEVVLPTTHMLWPAAGAVVTGMLVLVLGDPFPAWQVAAFAVFTVIAAMIGPRYLKSTYAASEHPELNKRGARATGQTATVVEAFTGGRGKVRLGDTQWLARSADGSDLAAGARVEVVESRGTELVVKPA; this is encoded by the coding sequence ATGGAACCCTTCGTGACACTGATCGACAGCATTCCCTTCTGGGGCTGGTTCGTGCTCGCCATCGCGCTCATCGCGGCGGAAGTGGTGCTGCCCACCACCCACATGCTGTGGCCCGCCGCGGGCGCCGTGGTCACCGGCATGCTGGTCCTGGTGCTGGGCGATCCCTTCCCCGCCTGGCAGGTTGCGGCCTTCGCGGTCTTCACCGTCATCGCGGCGATGATCGGCCCGCGCTACCTCAAGAGCACCTATGCCGCAAGCGAGCACCCGGAGCTCAACAAGCGCGGTGCCCGCGCCACCGGCCAGACGGCCACCGTCGTTGAAGCCTTCACCGGCGGTCGCGGCAAGGTCCGCCTGGGCGATACCCAGTGGCTGGCCCGGAGCGCTGACGGCAGTGACCTCGCCGCCGGCGCCCGTGTCGAAGTGGTGGAAAGTCGCGGCACCGAACTGGTGGTAAAGCCCGCCTGA
- a CDS encoding VOC family protein yields the protein MQLGNFSVSLAVKDLQKSRAFYEALGFTVTGGDEAHNLLILQNETATIGLFQGMFEKNILTFNPGWDRNGTALDTFTDIRDIQKALKAKGLTLTEDTDPSAQGPAHITLLDPDGNPVLIDQHV from the coding sequence ATGCAGCTTGGAAATTTCTCCGTCAGCCTCGCCGTGAAGGACTTGCAAAAGTCCCGCGCGTTTTACGAGGCCCTCGGCTTCACCGTCACCGGCGGTGATGAGGCCCACAACTTGCTCATCCTGCAGAACGAAACCGCGACCATCGGCCTGTTCCAGGGCATGTTCGAAAAGAACATCCTCACCTTCAACCCCGGCTGGGACCGCAACGGCACCGCCCTCGACACCTTCACCGACATCCGCGACATCCAAAAAGCGCTGAAGGCCAAAGGCCTCACCCTGACCGAAGACACCGACCCGTCAGCCCAAGGCCCCGCCCACATCACCCTCCTCGACCCGGACGGCAACCCGGTGCTGATCGATCAGCATGTGTGA
- a CDS encoding class I SAM-dependent methyltransferase — protein MSSRFWDKTAPKYALSPIKDMESYRTTMERTKAHLGQGDEVLEVGCGTGSTALLLAPNVKSLTASDFSDGMIKIATDKLTAPGAPGNVSFRQAVIGDHVAAGERYDAVLAFNFLHLVNDVPGAIEQIRTLLKPGGLFISKSVCLGSKAWLFKPLISALQLIGKAPHVSFLTIEQLDGHIRDAGFKILDEGCFPASPPSRFVVAKRLDT, from the coding sequence ATGAGCAGCCGCTTCTGGGACAAGACCGCGCCGAAATATGCGCTGAGCCCGATCAAGGACATGGAGTCCTACCGCACCACCATGGAGCGGACGAAAGCGCATCTCGGCCAGGGGGACGAGGTGTTGGAAGTGGGCTGCGGCACGGGCTCCACGGCGCTACTGCTGGCACCAAACGTAAAAAGCCTGACGGCCAGTGATTTCTCCGACGGCATGATCAAAATTGCCACGGACAAGCTGACGGCCCCTGGGGCCCCCGGCAATGTGAGCTTCCGCCAGGCGGTGATCGGTGACCATGTGGCTGCCGGTGAGCGTTATGACGCGGTGCTGGCGTTCAACTTCCTGCACCTGGTGAACGACGTGCCCGGCGCCATTGAACAGATCCGTACCCTGCTGAAGCCGGGCGGCCTGTTCATTTCCAAGTCCGTCTGCCTCGGCAGCAAGGCGTGGCTGTTCAAGCCCCTCATCAGCGCGCTGCAGCTCATCGGCAAGGCACCGCATGTGAGCTTTCTGACCATCGAGCAGCTGGACGGCCATATCCGGGACGCGGGATTTAAGATACTGGACGAGGGGTGCTTTCCCGCTTCGCCGCCGTCGCGCTTCGTGGTTGCCAAACGGCTGGACACATGA
- a CDS encoding HigA family addiction module antitoxin, with protein sequence MARTPMHPGEMLKEGFLDELGLSATSLARHIGVPANRLTSIIAGKRGITGETAILLGKALGTTPEFWLNLQKTYELDVAATSDVAKKARSIRPVAPAA encoded by the coding sequence ATGGCACGCACACCGATGCATCCTGGCGAAATGCTGAAGGAAGGTTTTCTGGATGAGCTTGGCCTGTCAGCCACATCCCTTGCCAGGCATATTGGTGTGCCCGCCAACCGGCTGACATCAATCATTGCCGGCAAGCGTGGCATCACCGGCGAAACGGCCATCCTGCTGGGCAAGGCTCTTGGCACCACCCCGGAATTCTGGCTCAACCTGCAAAAGACTTATGAGCTGGACGTGGCCGCCACCAGTGACGTGGCAAAGAAGGCCAGGTCCATCAGGCCCGTCGCGCCCGCCGCCTAG
- a CDS encoding ABC transporter permease: protein MALPLYATPAEKAWHYGFRILCGLIFFFLIAPLLVIVPLSFNAEPYFTFTPGMLALEAEAFSLRWYEDIVANDQWLHSIRNSFTIGIAATLLATTLGTLAALGLTSPAMPYRRAIMALLISPMIVPIIITATGMYFFYSWAGLAQTHLGIILAHTALGIPFVVITVTATLSGYDQTLTRAALSLGAPPHVAFFKVTMPIILPGIVSGGLFAFVTSFDEVVVVLFMAGFEERTIPRQMWAGIREQISPTILAVATALVLVSIALLTAVEMLRRRGERLRQGR, encoded by the coding sequence ATGGCGCTGCCGCTTTACGCAACACCCGCTGAAAAGGCCTGGCATTACGGCTTCCGCATTCTCTGCGGGCTGATCTTCTTTTTCCTGATCGCGCCGCTTCTGGTGATCGTGCCGCTGTCGTTCAACGCGGAACCCTATTTCACCTTTACGCCGGGCATGCTGGCGCTTGAAGCGGAGGCGTTCTCGCTGCGCTGGTATGAGGACATCGTGGCCAATGACCAGTGGCTGCACTCGATCCGCAATTCCTTCACCATCGGCATCGCGGCGACGTTGCTGGCGACGACATTGGGGACGCTTGCAGCACTTGGCCTGACCAGCCCGGCCATGCCCTACCGGCGGGCAATCATGGCGCTGCTGATCTCGCCGATGATCGTGCCGATCATCATCACCGCGACGGGGATGTATTTCTTCTATTCCTGGGCCGGGCTGGCGCAGACGCATCTGGGCATCATCCTGGCGCATACGGCGCTGGGCATCCCCTTCGTCGTGATCACCGTGACGGCCACGCTGTCGGGCTATGACCAGACGCTGACGCGGGCGGCGCTGTCGCTGGGGGCGCCGCCGCATGTGGCGTTCTTCAAAGTCACCATGCCAATCATCCTGCCGGGCATCGTGTCGGGCGGGCTGTTTGCCTTCGTTACCTCGTTTGACGAAGTGGTGGTGGTGCTGTTCATGGCAGGGTTCGAGGAGCGGACCATTCCCCGGCAGATGTGGGCGGGCATCCGCGAGCAGATTTCCCCCACCATCCTGGCCGTGGCGACGGCGCTGGTGCTGGTGTCCATCGCGCTGCTGACCGCCGTTGAAATGCTGCGGCGGCGCGGGGAACGGCTGCGGCAGGGGCGCTGA
- a CDS encoding TauD/TfdA dioxygenase family protein — protein sequence MSQLDIRPLEGVGAEITGVDIAAGLSNAQFDAIHEAFSEHGLIFFRDQSISEQDHIDLARRFGEIDINKFFAAHPDYPEIALVAKDVDQKDNIGGGWHTDHSYDAEPAMGSILVARELPDSGGDTMFASMYRAYDGLSDGLKKTLEGLNAVHSAAHIFGTGPTTYATATDAGDHESKGDGRINNADVADMMADVIHPMVVTHPLSGKKALYVNPAFTLRIEGWTQEESHPLLQYLYAQCARPEYTHRFQWNPGSIAFWDNRATWHWALNDYQGQRRVMHRITIEGCALA from the coding sequence ATGAGCCAGCTGGACATCCGCCCGCTGGAGGGCGTCGGCGCTGAAATCACCGGCGTGGACATCGCCGCCGGCCTCAGCAACGCGCAGTTCGACGCCATTCACGAAGCCTTTTCCGAGCACGGCCTCATTTTCTTCCGTGATCAGAGCATTTCCGAGCAGGATCATATTGACCTCGCCCGCCGCTTCGGCGAGATCGACATCAACAAGTTCTTCGCAGCCCACCCGGACTATCCGGAGATCGCGCTGGTCGCCAAGGACGTGGACCAGAAGGACAATATCGGCGGCGGCTGGCACACGGATCATTCCTACGATGCCGAGCCCGCCATGGGCTCAATCCTCGTCGCACGCGAACTGCCCGACAGCGGCGGCGACACCATGTTCGCCTCCATGTACCGCGCCTATGACGGCCTCAGCGACGGCCTGAAGAAGACCCTCGAAGGTCTCAACGCCGTCCACTCAGCCGCCCACATCTTCGGCACCGGGCCCACGACCTATGCCACCGCCACCGATGCGGGCGACCATGAAAGCAAGGGCGACGGCCGCATCAACAATGCGGACGTGGCCGACATGATGGCCGATGTGATCCACCCCATGGTGGTCACCCATCCGCTCTCCGGCAAGAAGGCGCTTTACGTGAACCCCGCCTTCACCCTGCGCATCGAGGGCTGGACGCAGGAGGAAAGCCACCCCCTGCTGCAATATCTCTATGCCCAGTGCGCCCGGCCCGAATACACCCACCGCTTCCAGTGGAACCCCGGCTCCATCGCTTTCTGGGACAACCGGGCCACCTGGCACTGGGCGCTTAACGACTATCAGGGCCAGCGCCGCGTCATGCACCGCATCACCATCGAAGGCTGCGCGCTGGCATAA